In Patagioenas fasciata isolate bPatFas1 chromosome 2, bPatFas1.hap1, whole genome shotgun sequence, a single window of DNA contains:
- the ICE1 gene encoding little elongation complex subunit 1 isoform X2 produces MGSPSRTRRPARSLLRRWRQPVTHFGRDPALRLGWAEGSVWRCRYGGTMMPGETPPPAGTAAAACTNCGLLQQNINEYVAALITLKQKMIDGDRLLTEYQQKCTELQFAERRKKLETKVKKLEEAATKHTQDFRQLKTEKKRLEKELKKAQGELDVVLKEKCTQVKHAETQSSAADLTTDIDKGKVKLLLEELWMCIDSATGKRENQENDRVVASVQDKAWPEKRRLTVTEETVQIHQKVRKCDGKMLPQYSSLESAGKQNSVTTMQPQVSTKPFGDDCVENRTTEECLYGGEDKTVDVIIQTDGAHSNSDLTDQELKGPGGSVMDILNWARPLPALLSPVQLSPLSTQDTLFGEVTGSSNEEVDGSASTVEAILQEQQVQHQSCNAFSLNEKCNRRSKSYECGLDAEISCNLSWNEKKVLTGPKMSSKEERGAETKQAEAATLITNMETDKDCLEKSENMETKKRELAEATVHELEAVEEQKRESEDMHSEEGGSSPDSILHSFKPQNQMEKCSEVEQTEENVILTRAGNYEGTHEKHGELIKAERDGLSERETTRAVSVPPNATHLPPEQCILLQGEDSEEKSDVLIQNEVVENESKNAVKVTNMASDAGENINQVIIGKEIKAAVQMEGLCAEASNKRELSENVLSDFSSSKSCEVECLKDLMTQYDGEGIIMETEADTGAIEISAQSQCSEIKNDSEEILEKQYVQTIKDEADSECEAETVKVSRHYLTVSAVEGIRNSLSMDDVDKNVGVERTTLSAFPKDDEQLKIEDMNVTRPESIDLAVKFNRESVLEISESSELLHSAEDGKLLRRKERGHLKGKPHQEENSDNLSQGKSDLESILALPKMRCIIDAESSVPKCESSVLDYTEIKSEMEQPQNLCSTLESPLSKTQKFIGFESKEVELKVNLEDFGEESSDMLERMDRIESVLAESNFTSQAQFAKPLNQLLVTENVKCDEVKGELNKQSKELVTEICSSSLSWEENVVKKNNTSEIICQPASEMDFNSGLTFSAQGDLEVVYINTEETDSSVQVGISLESTIPPDVNFSLQKAVGFVETDFREKAAFSHTWKNKRDKNCVTGTALNCSSESLEEGAEVLSAEKDNLCKKLDCPEWEYVHKNEVKIPDEKEQPVDKEPHASVKSQILDANSYNKSTFLQKFDCQESGCRTSTWEVTTDPSRTGSLIAGGESKELTSFEASGKNTIKRYKNDFDMPEQSNESEEKACSVQKVRNVKCSECVPMFRKELRASRTIVVGALETGAIADSDCHICELHSTVHPGCILSVGHLKADTVMDIDTHCETNTFPDTANELSTVVGEGYPKDSLSCKRECVLITSENTEGANKCIVDSNRAGCFNDSEESLLKTGTSKESLVMPNASKNRLPLCQMLTRFSETCRPTVKNSKLNTRMLALGNFLEENDSEKLQSNVEQSLLHSVYMGVSVFEEYNNNSKTCTTCNVGENNTGVILGGSSRKKKKVKYLPNPALSDVECNCQSHTQPSEPQKPVFEKLCMLESESCEDVALKKSNKLECKEQELSEILTLSTKTTAQVTHAKLSKRLFQVKRKTKTPKVKLNQPVLANADTSMPTKCSSETINEIRQEMGPPLPPLLLPLVATPPKGACTVSPVLSSTGRSSLLSPLDDLISPLRDTPVPPLMSPLTDTPTSKSALLFSPPSSSEMATGSRICSSPLKFCTSIPKHALPVPGRFPLFAADSVAPGAPPENSVKILDTMYPELSARARTLNILKGNIQLNRCAFPDSQSLPGPVAQIGGFKAIASTSTAFVKTGSNLKSDSSKDQGKDVQNQQLFSSSSNHVEERTVLPISMPRSAKRLRLDSEPPKLEPSDIAAVGNTKNKISEMQEAFHYKSCETGDSGHSSSLEASLSVKMVIDPGCQKVSLALKKIAESCFDLLPVIKDHMYVSNISKIPVMRDEEKEVVYEFGVKNKHLAESLLHAILNKLKAQKNAINYNFNQALCRVYIGICRQLGDLERARLFCYSLLKEDFPDSEKLVLFITNVWSDVFVFQGAINKAMQLVVRRSANSKMLACLSACFNWEQSSSLDAGVMVLNLLSEMQSCPKVEFQLSEQYGEDLSDNAWQYIFAIDLLCCHLKWDWTHDNVISKVLWPSMDKWAKNRKGHETALSIPDSVIALTLRLIGRLGQIGLKEGYLAAVKNISSVIGVFVQHAKEEGVPWGVQLAAIYSLFDMASSNPEGIVEAIHAWRATVLNNIPFAVTNGIAEITSLCKMMLN; encoded by the exons GAGAAAGAAACTGGAAACAAAAGTGAAGAAACTTGAAG AGGCTGCAACAAAACATACGCAGGACTTCAGACaactgaaaactgaaaagaaaagacTTGAAAAGGAGCTAAAGAAGGCACAA GGAGAACTTGATGTTGTACTTAAAGAGAAGTGCACACAAG TTAAGCATGCAGAGACCCAGAGTTCAGCTGCAGATCTCACAACAGATATAGACAAAG gAAAAGTAAAGCTCTTGTTAGAAGAACTCTGGATGTGTATTGACAGTGCAACAGGAAAAAGAGAGAATCAGGAGAATGATCGTGTTGTGG CTTCTGTTCAGGATAAGGCATGGCCTGAAAAAAGAAGACTGACTGTTACAGAAG AAACTGTACAAATCCACCAAAAGGTCAGGAAGTGTGATGGCAAAATGCTACCACAGTATTCTTCACTAGAAAGTGCTGGAAAGCAAAATTCTGTAACAACCATGCAACCGCAAGTGAGTACCAAGCCTTTTGGAGATGACTGTGTGGAGAACAGGACTACTGAAGAATGTCTGTACGGTGGTGAGGATAAAACTGTAGATGTGATAATACAGACAGATGGGGCACACAGCAATTCGGACTTAACCGATCAGGAGCTAAAGGGCCCAGGTGGAAGTGTGATGGATATATTGAATTGGGCCAGGCCTCTCCCTGCTCTACTTTCTCCAGTACAGCTTTCACCACTGTCTACACAG GATACATTGTTTGGAGAAGTCACAGGCTCCAGCAACGAAGAAGTTGATGGGAGTGCTTCTACAGTGGAGGCTATTTTACAAGAACAACAAGTTCAGCATCAGAGTTGTAATGCATTCAGCCTCAATGAGAAGTGTAACAGACGAAGCAAATCATATGAGTGTGGTCTTGATGCAGAAATCTCATGTAACCTGAGTTGGAATGAAAAAAAAGTTCTTACCGGTCCAAAGATGTCAAGCAAGGAGGAGAGAGGTGCTGAAACAAAGCAAGCTGAAGCTGCTACTTTAATTACAAACATGGAAACTGACAAAGATTGTTTGGAGAAGTCTGAGAATATGGAAACTAAGAAGAGAGAACTAGCTGAAGCAACAGTACATGAATTGGAAGCTGTTGAAGAACAGAAAAGAGAGAGTGAGGACATGCACAGTGAAGAGGGAGGTTCTTCACCTGATTCCATATTACACAGTTTCAAGCCTCAGAATCAGATGGAAAAATGTAGTGAGGTAGAACAAACAGAGGAGAATGTAATCTTAACTAGAGCTGGTAATTATGAGGGTACACATGAAAAGCATGGTGAATtaataaaagcagaaagagatGGATTATCAGAGAGAGAAACCACCAGAGCAGTATCTGTTCCTCCAAATGCTACTCATTTGCCACCTGAGCAATGCATTTTGCTTCAAGGTGAAGATTCTGAGGAGAAATCTGATGTGTTGATACAGAATGAAGTGGTtgaaaatgaatcaaaaaatGCAGTCAAAGTAACTAATATGGCAAGTGATGCAGGGGAAAACATAAACCAAGTGATAattggaaaggaaataaaagctgCAGTACAGATGGAAGGACTCTGTGCAGAGGCAAGCAATAAGAGAGAGCTCTCTGAAAATGTATTGTCTGATTTCAGTAGCTCAAAATCCTGTGAAGTGGAGTGTCTTAAAGACTTAATGACACAGTATGATGGGGAGGGAATAATTATGGAGACTGAGGCAGACACTGGAGCTATTGAGATCTCTGCACAATCTCAGTGCTCTGAAATAAAGAATGACAGTGAAGAGATTCTGGAAAAACAATATGTGCAAACAATAAAAGATGAAGCGGACAGCGAATGTGAAGCAGAGACTGTTAAAGTCTCTAGACATTACTTAACTGTGTCTGCTGTTGAAGGAATCAGAAATTCATTGTCTATGGATGATGTAGACAAAAATGTAGGTGTGGAGAGAACTACTTTGTCAGCCTTTCCAAAAGATGATGAACAGCTCAAAATTGAAGACATGAATGTAACCAGACCTGAGAGTATTGATCTAGCCGTGAAATTTAACAGAGAAAGTGTTCTAGAAATCTCTGAATCATCAGAGCTACTCCATAGTGCAGAAGATGGAAAATTACTACGTAGAAAGGAAAGGGGACATCTAAAAGGGAAACCACACCAGGAAGAAAATAGTGATAATTTATCACAAGGGAAGTCAGACTTGGAAAGTATACTTGCACTACCAAAGATGAGATGCATTATTGATGCAGAAAGCAGTGTACCTAAGTGTGAATCCTCTGTGTTAGAttatacagaaataaaaagtgaaatgGAACAACCTCAAAACCTGTGTAGTACATTAGAAAGTCCGTTGTCCAAAACTCAAAAGTTTATAGGCTTTGAATCTAAAGAGGTTGAATTAAAAGTTAATCTAGAAGATTTTGGAGAGGAAAGCAGTGACATGTTAGAAAGAATGGATAGGATTGAATCCGTATTAGCAGAAAGTAATTTTACTTCTCAGGCACAGTTTGCAAAACCTCTGAATCAGTTACTGGTAACTGAAAATGTTAAATGCGATGAAGTAAAAGGGGAATTAAATAAACAAAGCAAGGAATTGGTGACTGAGATTTGTTCCAGTTCACTTAGCTGGGAAGAGAATGttgtgaagaaaaataatacttcAGAGATCATCTGCCAGCCTGCTTCAGAAATGGATTTTAATAGTGGCTTGACTTTTTCTGCTCAAGGGGACTTGGAGGTGGTCTATATAAATACTGAAGAAACAGATTCTTCTGTGCAAGTGGGAATCAGCTTGGAATCCACCATACCTCCTGATGTAAATTTCAGTCTTCAGAAAGCTGTTGGTTTTGTTGAAACTGATTTCAGAGAAAAGGCTGCTTTTTCCCATACGTGGAAAAACAAAAGAGATAAAAATTGTGTTACGGGCACTGCACTTAACTGTTCTTCAGAAAGCTTGGAAGAGGGTGCTGAGGTTCTGTCTGCTGAAAAAGACAACCTGTGCAAAAAGCTGGACTGCCCTGAGTGGGAATATGTACacaaaaatgaagtgaaaattcCAGATGAGAAGGAACAGCCAGTAGATAAAGAACCTCATGCATCTGTTAAGTCACAGATCTTAGATGCAAACTCTTACAATAAGAGTACTTTTCTTCAAAAGTTTGATTGTCAAGAATCAGGATGCAGGACTTCTACGTGGGAGGTTACAACAGATCCTTCTAGAACTGGCTCACTAATAGCTGGAGGAGAAAGCAAAGAATTGACTAGTTTTGAGGCATCTGGGAAAAATACTATAAAAAGGTATAAAAATGATTTTGATATGCCAGAGCAGAGCAATGAATCTGAAGAGAAAGCCTGTTCTGTACAAAAAGTTAGGAATGTGAAGTGTTCTGAATGTGTTCCCATGTTCAGAAAAGAACTGAGAGCTTCCAGGACAATTGTAGTGGGTGCTCTGGAAACTGGTGCAATTGCTGATTCTGATTGCCACATCTGTGAACTTCATTCAACAGTGCACCCAGGATGTATTTTGTCAGTTGGTCATCTAAAAGCAGACACTGTGATGGATATAGATACACACTGTGAAACAAACACCTTTCCAGATACTGCAAATGAGTTGTCAACTGTGGTTGGGGAGGGTTATCCTAAAGACTCTCTCTCTTGCAAAAGAGAGTGTGTACTAATAACCTCTGAAAATACCGAGGGTGCTAATAAATGCATAGTAGATTCTAACAGAGCTGGGTGCTTCAATGACAGTGAGGAAAGTCTGTTAAAAACTGGGACATCAAAAGAAAGCCTTGTGATGCCAAATGCTTCAAAAAATAGATTACCACTATGCCAGATGTTAACCAGATTTTCAGAAACTTGCAGACCAACTGTAAAAAACAGTAAATTAAATACAAGAATGTTAGCACTTGGTAATTTCTTAGAAGAAAATGATTCTGAAAAACTTCAGTCAAATGTGGAGCAAAGTCTACTACACAGTGTTTATATGGGGGTCTCAGTGTTTGaagaatataataataatagtaaaactTGCACGACTTGCAATGTAGGAGAAAATAACACTGGTGTTATCTTAGGTGGtagcagtaggaaaaaaaaaaaagtcaaatatctTCCAAATCCAGCCCTATCTGATGTAGAGTGCAATTGCCAGTCACACACGCAGCCTTCTGAGCCACAAAAACCAGTATTTGAGAAGCTATGTATGTTGGAGTCAGAATCTTGTGAAGATGTTGCTCTCAAAAAAAGCAATAAATTGGAATGCAAAGAACAAGAACTATCTGAAATCTTGACTCTTTCAACCAAGACAACTGCCCAAGTAACGCATGCCAAGCTATCAAAGAGGCTGTTtcaagttaaaagaaaaacaaagactcCCAAAGTTAAACTAAATCAGCCAGTACTTGCAAATGCTGATACTTCTATGCCAACAAAATGTTCATCTGAGACTATAAATGAAATTAGGCAAGAGATGGGTCCTCCTTTGCCCCCCTTGCTACTGCCTTTGGTTGCTACTCCTCCAAAAGGTGCATGTACTGTGTCCCCAGTATTGTCTTCTACTGGTCGatcctctttgctttcccctCTTGATGACCTTATATCTCCACTACGTGATACTCCTGTGCCTCCTCTCATGTCTCCGTTAACAGATACTCCAACATCAAAATCTgctcttttattttctcctccctCATCCTCAGAAATGGCAACAGGTAGCAGGATTTGCTCCTCACCTTTGAAATTTTGTACTTCCATTCCAAAGCATGCACTTCCGGTGCCCGGACGATTTCCTCTGTTTGCAGCTGATAGTGTTGCTCCCGGTGCTCCTCCAGAGAACTCTGTGAAAATATTGGACACTATGTATCCAGAGCTGTCTGCAAGGGCAAGGACACTAAACATTCTGAAAGGAAATATTCAGCTTAACCGATGTGCTTTCCCAGACAGCCAAAGTTTGCCAGGGCCTGTGGCTCAAATAGGTGGGTTCAAAGCAATTGCATCTACATCAACTGCTTTTGTTAAAACTGGGAGCAATTTGAAATCTGACAGTAGCAAAGATCAAGGAAAAGATGTGCAAAATCAGCAATTGTTTTCAAGCTCATCAAATCATGTTGAAGAACGGACAGTATTGCCAATATCTATGCCAAGAAGTGCAAAGAGACTGAGGTTGGATAGTGAACCACCAAAGCTGGAGCCCAGTGATATCGCTGCTGTtggaaatactaaaaataaaatctctgaaaTGCAGGAGGCTTTCCATTACAAAAGCTGTGAAACTGGTGATTCGGGACACAGTTCCAGTTTAGAAGCATCCCTATCAGTAAAGATGGTTATTGATCCTGGCTGCCAGAAAGTTTCTTTGGCATTGAAGAAAATTGCTGAATCTTGTTTTGACTTGTTACCAGTTATTAAAGATCACATGTATGTCAGCAATATCTCAAAGATTCCAGTAATGCGAGATGAAGAGAAAGAAGTTGTCTATGAGTTTGGTGTGAAAAACAAG CATTTAGCAGAGTCCTTGTTGCATGCTATTCTCAATAAACTCAAGGCTCAGAAGAATGCCATAAATTACAATTTCAATCAGGCTCTATGTCGAGTCTATATAGGAATTTGTCGACAGTTGGGAGATTTGGAAAGAGCCCGCCTTTTCTGCTATAGCCTGCTTAAAGAAG ACTTTCCGGACTCGGAAAAATTGGTTTTGTTTATCACAAATGTATGGTCTGACGTATTTGTCTTCCAAGGTGCAATTAACAAAGCTATGCAATTAGTTGTCAGGCGGAGTGCGAACAGTAAGATGCTGGCCTGTTTGAGTGCTTGTTTCAACTGGGAACAG AGTTCCTCTTTAGATGCTGGTGTTATGGTCTTAAACCTGCTTTCAGAAATGCAGTCATGTCCAAAAGTAGAATTTCAACTAAGTGAGCAATATGGAGAAGATCTGAGTGACAATGCTTGGCAGTACATATTTGCTATTGATCTACTCTGCTGTCATCTGAAATGGGATTGGACACATGACAATGTTATAAG CAAAGTGCTTTGGCCTTCTATGGATAAATGGGCAAAGAACAGAAAGGGACATGAAACTGCTCTCTCCATTCCTGATAGTGTTATAGCATTGACACTAAGGTTAATTG gtcGCTTGGGCCAAATAGGTTTGAAGGAAGGATATCTTGCTGCAGTGAAGAATATTAGTTCTGTAATTGGAGTGTTTGTACAGCATGCAAAAGAGGAAG GTGTTCCCTGGGGTGTGCAGCTGGCAGCCATATATTCACTGTTTGACATGGCTTCAAGCAATCCAGAAGGTATTGTTGAGGCCATCCATGCTTGGAGAGCAACAGTTCTTAACAATATCCCTTTTGCTGTCACAAATGGCATAGCTGAAATCACTTCTCTGTGTAAAATGATGTTGAACTAA